GCACTGCCGATCCAAATACAAAACTGGGCGGACGCCGAGCGGCGGCCGATTCAAACAAACAAAAAGCGGACAaatgcgccgtccgtttgggtcggtccattggagttgctctaacaagTCTCGGTCGACTTATACTTGGCAGACGGTAGATGCTAGTGACACTGCTCCGCGAACAGAGAAACGTGGCGACGCGTTTGTTCTCATCTCTTCCAAAACGCATCCGTGGCGTCCCCGCTGGCCGCCGCGCTACCACGCGAGTGGCACACCATGTCACGGCGCGACGCATAATATAGGCACCGGGGCCGCCGGCGCACGGCCAACGCGCCACGAGTACCCGGGCCGCATCACGCGACCTCATCCTGCCCGCCCGCCTGCCGACCTCGCACCACGGAATTCAAAATTCAAGCGCGCTGCCGTCCCGTCCAGCCGGTTGACGTTTCGCCACTCGCCCGCCCACTCCACTCGCTGCCCCCCCGAACGGTCCGAAGCCACTAGAAACAAGAAGCCGCGGTGGATCCACGTACGTCCGCCAGCGGATCGCGGATCGCATGGAGCGCAtcgctctcccctccccctccaaATAAGCTCGTCCCGTCCAGCGCTCTCACAAATCCATTTTTGCTCCGTGCGTGCGCCCGTCACTGGCGCTCGGAAGAGGAGTGGTTGCGCCCTCGCCCAACGGCTCGCCCGGCCCCGTGCCGCTTGTTGGCTTGCGCCCTTGTGCGGGGTGGAGTGGTTGGCCGCTGGTTTTGTGCCCATCGCCGTTGCCGGCCGGCGCTGGGGGGCGGGCGGACGCACCCACGCGCGGGCGCGCAGCGCAGGATAGTCGCGGGAGTGACGTGACACCACTGCGCGTCGCCTTGTTATATCTATCCACCCTGCACCGGTCCGATCCTCGTCGGCGGCAACGAGCGCGGTCGGGAGGTTCGAGGGTAAGGGGAATTTCGTGCGTGCGTGCGTGAAGCGGCCATGGACGCGCCCTTCTTCCACGAGCTCCGGCGGCAGGCCTCCTCCTACCTCACCGGCAAGATCCGCTCCGCGCGGCTCGCGCTCACCGACGTCACCCCGACGCAGCTGTACGTGACCCCTCGCCGATCGACAATCCGTTCCTGCTCTCCGTTTCTTGGTGCACCGTTGCTCTGCCAAGGTCCTAACAGAGAGAGTGGCCGCCCATGCAGGATGACGGAGGAGGCGACGAACGGGGACGCGTCGCCGCCGAACGCCAAGACGATGAGCCTCATCGCGCGGGAGGCGTTCGAGATCGACGAGTACCTCAGGATCTCCGACATCCTCCACACCAGGtgaccttctccttctccctctccttcgccGCACCGGATCGACGCTCTCCTCTTCTCCTCTGCCCGTCGTCTAACTCGGGACACATCGATGGGTCGATCCTCAGGCTGGCGACGTTCGACCGGAGGCAGTGGCGGGAGCCGTACAaggcgctgctgctgctggagcACCTCCTGACGCACGGCCCCCGCAGCGTGGCCCTGGAGTTCCAGAAGGACCGGGGCGTCATCCAGCAGATGGCCGCCTTCCAGCACATCGACGAGCGAGGGTTCGATCTCGATCTTCTCCTATTCCTACACACGTAATTCATTCTTATTCAGTTCGTTAGGGTGAAAATTTTCTGATGTTCTTCTGGGATTCTCGGCGCAGTTTCAACTGGGGCCTGACGGTGAAGGGCAAGTCGGAGCGGGTGCTGAAGCTGCTGGAGCGGGGCCCGTTCCTGGAGGAGGAGCGGGAGCGGGCGCGCAAGGTGGCGCGCGAGATCAAGGGCTTCGGCAGCTTCAACCTCAGCAGCACCGGCGGCGGCTCGCGCGCGGCGCCGCAGGTGTACGGGCGCAGCCACTCCCGGTACGAGGACCGGCCGTGGAAGGAGGGGGACGGCGAGGgcgaggacaaggagaacctggtgTCCCGGCCAGACCCGAGGAGCATGtgcgaggaggcggtggaggagctgCACCACCGCCACCCGTTCCACGGCTTCGGGCAGCGGCGGCAGCCGGAGGCGATGCTGCTGCTCAGCCAGTGATCGGGGCTTCAGGAGAGGGATGAGCGCCGTCTTCTCCCCCCCTGTACTGTATGTCGGTGTCAGCGTGTGATCtgaatctgaagaagaagaagaagaagagcgtgTGCGAGGTCAGTGGTTTGCTGACGTTGCTGaatgcttagctaattttcttcatCTCTCGTGTCGTACTTGTACATTCTCTTGACCCCGTTCCTCGAGCAACGTCTGAACTGCGTTCAAAGCGTATCCCTCTGAACTGTGTTCCTGTTGTCTGAATTTGATAGTACATGAATGAACGCGGAACAAGAACTTCTGAACCCAGGACGCAAAGTTCTCAACTTGACAAATGAACAGGTTCCAAGCACGTCATGCAATCTACTACGTACATCTGATTATAATTTACCGTAGAAGATAGGTGGGTGGAACCAAAGATTCTCAGAAGTTCACTGAATATGTACTGCGAATTATGTGCTTCCTTCCAGTTCTAGCAGAGGAAAATCAGGCAAGGCTTACCCCAGCAGAGGAAGATCACAGAACACAGATTCGTGTTCCACGCCAGTTTCTCTGTAGAAACCCCCGGTGTAAAATTTCTTCATCAAAGCCTAGCTTTTGACGCTTTCAGTTTCAGTGCAGACACGCGTAAAAGCCTTCTTCTTTTCTCATGCCAATGGTAGTCATCAGCACATCACATGGTTTACGGCCATGACTCGAATGGATTTCAACCTACTCTTTCCATACAGCTACAGCAATAGTTGCTACACTTGCTAGTACTGGTAAAGGAGAGCGCCAAATGAACCTGCTGCCCAAGAAAATGCATAGCACGGCAAAGATCAATATGCAAAGCAAATGTTCAGCATTACCAACTGTTTGGTAGTACCTTTTTTCACTTTTTGGCTCTGCCAACAAGCTGCCAAATTTCAGTGTTCAAAATACGTGGCTGCATACAAATCAAAATACTTTGGCAATGCCTACTTTATGTTATGTAAGTACAAGTTTCCGACAGTTAAACATAAAAATTATAATGAAAATTAAGCACACACATCCCAAAGTAGTCCAAAAGGCCAGGGCATAGGCGTGAATCCCCGAAAGAAAGCAACATACATACAGCAAAGTAGGAAAGATAATAGAACGAAATGACTGGACATCCATCGTTGCAAAAGAGGTGAAAAGAATGTGCTGCATGGGTTCAGAAACATGTGGTGAAGTGGCACCCCATAAACCATTTACTTTCTTCAGAAAGCAGTCGACAAGTGGATTTTGTGgccatcaaacacacagcccaaggGATAAGAAAAATCACCGGAATCAGCTGGTAAAAGTTCTTGCATTCCGCTGCCCTCACAAAACGAAAAATGTTATTCCTTCATAATTGTACTAAAGCTGCGACATTTAATTTGGATCGGACGGAGTATTTGGTTTCCCTGACGAAGAACATGAAACATTTTATGTCATGTAGTACTACAGATCTTGTTGCAGCTACCCCAAGACGATTCTATTTGATTTCCCAAGTATATAATCATAAAAAGAAACGCAGTACAATAATATGCACATGCTACCGAGTGACCACAAAATAACTTCCACTGCTGTATCAGTCAAGAGTCTCCACTGAGCACTGACACCAAATGTGCCCTACCAGTTTGGATCATCTGAATTTTCTTCATGACTTTTTAATCCATCTAATTATTACTAGCATGTGGTGTGTCTAAGTTATATCCTTTCACATATTTCAAATCCTTAAAAAGCCACAGTAAACAATCCTGGAAAACTATTATGGCTAAGAATACAGAAGCATGTCTAATTTTCCTTGGACTCCAGTCCACTGACAAACAGATTATTTCCTACACTAATGTGATGTCAACTGCTCCGTAATTCTGCGCCACTCGCAAAAAGAACAAGAAAATGCGGCATATATCACTGAAAACGCTGATTTAATCTGTTTTTACATTTTTCGACAAATTATAAAATTCTACAACCACTTGTAGTAACTATGCAAAGTACATGCAGATACATCACATGTGTGCAGTTCTTCTCTTGGAGAGCATATGCCAGATTTCCATTGTGCCCATTTTATGTGGCAGCACCATAGCACATGGAACAACAAAAATGGATATCACATACCCCATTGTTGCACACTTGCAGTACTCAACTCAAGTAGTTAAAACTACACCAAAGCGGTTAAACTGAGCTTACAGAAAAGAGGCAAAAATTCAGACAAGGAGCCTAAGAAAATCAAAATCAAATTCTTCACCAACAAAGTTCGGAAACATTAACCTCCTTAACCTATTCGGCATAGATGAATTTCAACTAGGACGTTGGTGAATTTCAACAATCGCATAAATGTAAGCTGTACGTATCACCATTAGTTCGCTCTGGGCAAGTACACGTAGGAGGCAGATGAATAGTGCAATGGCGGAGTTAACAGCGCTGTACAATCTACAGTACATCATGAGGAAGACCTCAGCCTCAGGGTGTGCAAGAAAGACATACAGTAGATGCAAATGCATGAGGCGGTACTTTTCGTGGGCCTTCTCGTTTTATTGCAGGCTGTAGATGGGCCACGGTCAACCCCACAACAATTAACTGAAACATCGATTTGTCACTTCTCCAGCACAcctaccatcatcatcatcagcccaagacctTGACTCTTTCTCGACCAGGAGAGAGATCTGGACGGTCAACAACAGTCCACACAGCGCTACACTTCATTTCTTTTCCCTGACACGAAACCACCCAGTTCATATGGTAAATGCTTCGTCAATCTGAACAGTACGTCCCAGATCTGAgcatcttttttcttcttctctgttTTACTGTGGTAGAGATAATGCTCACTTATTGAATATCAAACTGGCCAAAGGAGTTGGGTGAAAGTCCAAATGTTTTTTTCTTGGTGGATTTTCCTTAACAGACTTGAAACTCTCACAAAATATCACAAGGGTGCAACTTTGGAAACAATGGGTAAGTTTATCCTTGCATGGATAAAATTCAAGAAATAATTGCAGATTCCCTTTGAAACCGGATGAATTATCAGTTCCATTCCATGGCTCAACGGTAGCTGCCACATGGTGGAATAGGCCCATCTTCGTTGGACCCACCCCGCTCGCAAATTATAGCAAAACTACAAGCAAGTAAAGTAAGATCATTCTGAACATGATCGCTCTGACTGAATGTTAGGAACAGCCGGACAGGACTACAGCTACCACTACCAGGGGTCTCTCACTAGtattccctccgttccgaattactcgtcgtagaaatggatgtatctagatgtattttagttctagatacatccatttctgcgacgagtaatatggaacggagggagtacatgtgtgtTGTCAAGTGTTCATACAGTAGTGGCAAGGAAGGATGTACTCCAAACGAGCGCTGCTAGGCACATAATGCTAGCAGTGCGGAGTCACAAACTCGCACAAACAGTAAGTCATATGATCAGTAACTTGAAGCATCAGATTTTAGTTTCTTACTATCAGAATACACTATACATATGATCACACAATCAGTCCGTTTTTGgcgtctgaaccttaggcaaagtgcCCAAAAAACACACTGTCAGACTTTGGTTCCTGCACTGCACCATGGTCAAGATCGGCGTGCACTGACATGTGGTAGGGTTCATTCGATCGTATTTACAGCGTGCGCCATGAGTAGAGCAGAGTAGAGTAGGGCAATGTCAGCAGCAGAATCTAATGCGCGGTTGACGGCCAGACCGCGTTCGCAGCTCAGCTCAGCTGGCCAGCCCATTCCCACTCACCTGTCTCTTTCTATCCCCTCGTACCCAGGGAAGGAACCCACCTTCTAGCCCCGGGTAAGCAGGTAAACATGACACCGATCTGCCATGCTAATTCTCTACCCCATTTGGAAAATGGAACCGCAAAGATCAACGGGACTGAACACAGGGAATGCATAGATTTCTACACatggtattattattattattatcatttcCCTAATCAGGTGAAGAAACGAGAAATAATGGCTACTACTGCTGCTACAATGGCCTCTACGGAACCCTCTCCCCAATCCAATGGCGACCGGAGGTGTACACATTCGGTTTCGATCAGACGAGAGAGGAAATGGTGGAAGAAGAGGGAAAAATTGAGAATGCAAGGCACCACCTGGATCTCATAGCAGAGGTAGGAGCAGGCAGACCAATCCTATTCCTGTACACCACCAGTTCGCGTTTCTTGCTGGTGCTGATGATGGCTTGCTGTCCTGGCCGCGCAGGGCCGGCGGGGACGACAGCTTCGTCGGCGGCGTCCGCGGGCCATCGGAGACGTCTGGGGTCATGGTGGCGGGAGGGGTCGCAGCTCCGGGGTTAATGGTGTTCCCGCGGCTGAACATTTCCTTGGGCAGCAGGACCTTGGAGACGGCGAAGACCGCCACGGGATTCTGGTCGAACACCGTGCGGGTGATGGACGCCTGCACGACGCCGGTGTCGATGGCGACGGAGCCGTTGAAGCGCGTGATGTTGAGCGTGAAGCGGCCGGCCTCGGTGCACTCGGTGGCGAGCGTGGGCTGGACGGGGTTCACGATGGACTCCAGGGACCCCAGCGGGTAGTAGGAGTGCAGCACGTGGAAGCGCAGCACCACGGCCTTGCGGTCGGCGGGGAGGGACTGGAGGCGGTCGGTGGCGGGGAGGGCCGCGAAGGCGTCGTCGGTTGGGACGAAGATGGTGATGCCGGCGCCGCGCTCGTCGGCCTCGAAGTCGTCCGCCACGCCCGAGGCCTCGAGCATGGAGGCGGCCACGTTGAAGCCGCGCGCGTCGGTGAGGACGCGGGTGATGTTCACCGCCGGGGACGGGCGGGTCTCGGAGCCCGACGCGGCGATGTCGAAGCCGGAGGGCACGATGAGGCCGCCCACGGCCAGCACGCTGAGGTTGTACGGCTCCCTGGTCACGGCGCCGAGGACGGTGGCGTTCGAccccggggacggggacggcgagcGGACGACGACGGCGGAGCTGCTACTGCCGCCGCCCGCGGCAGTGGCCGTGAGGTTGACGGCGCCGAGGTCGGAGGGCGCGCGGCCGGTGGTCTGGAAGAGCGTGGTGACGAGCCTGCCCGAGGCGGGGACGCGGGCGAGGTCGGGCGGGGAGAGGTACTCGAGGAGGACGTGGTAGCGCAGCACGTCGGCGAGGTCGGCGCCGGCGGCCGCGGCGAAGGCGGAGGGCGAGCGCGGCAGGTTGGCGTTGGGCACGGCCAGCAGCGTGAGCGACGACCGCCCCGCCAGCTCCGCGGCCACGGGGGAGGACGCGAGCAGCCGCGCGAAGTCGGAGAAGCCGGGGAACGCCGCGAGCACGGCCGTCACGTTGACCCCGGCGGCCGGggcgggcagcagcagcagcagcagcgcggcgGCGAGCAGGGCCGGCAGCCCGGGCGCGAGGCGCGGGGCGGGAGCGGGAGGGGAGCCTCTCCCCATCCTCGTGGGCTGGAGTGGAGTGAGGTGGGAGAAGATGGCCGAGGAGTGAAGCGGGGCACGGGAGGAAGGTGACGATGATGCGGGGGAATTTTCCGCGATTTTCTTGCGAGTTATCTGACGAGTGAGGATTCACTGTCGAGTTTATTAATGGCGTGGGAGTGTGAGTGTGTAGGTGGGTTGGATTCTCGCGGCTGCGTACGCCAGCTCGCAAAGTCTACCATGGAAGGAAGGGAGCTTTTTTCTCTTTGCGAAGTGTGTAGCGCAGTGCTGTGCGTGTTGCGTGCGTCGCGTCACGTGTGCGTTGGTACTGCTCGACAGAATGATGGCGCTCGAGGCGTCATTCTAGGCCGGGTCACGCACTGCGAAAAATGAAACTGtttcagagcatctccaacagcctccGAACACGTCACGCGCTAAAAGCATCTTCAGCCGCGTCTCCGGAAGGGAAGGCCTCTTCAGACGATTTTTTCATGCCGGTGTCAAAAAACGGCCAAGCCGCGTCTCCAGGAGCCTGATTTTCGCCGGCCTTGGCCAAAATCAGCCGGCGGACCTAGGCAGAACCCGGCGCACTGAGGGGCGCCCGGGGATGCCGGGGCGAGAGGTTTTGGCGGGAAAGAGCTgcaggccagccgcgtcagcgacaccgccCTCGTCTTCCCCCGACGCCttggtttcccgcggggaatcaacggCAAggttgccgccggtcagccttgccattgattcctcacggacgGCGCGTCATGGggtggcgcgccgacgcctcccctccctcgcacgcgtacacacgggcacgACGCGACTATATAAGCCGGTGGCCTCCCTCGCCTGGCCACACCAGCCCCAGAcgccaagctctctctctctctcccgtgcgccgccgccgagcctccctctccctctccagcaCGTAcgccgccgagccctccctcttccctcccgatggccgagcgttaccccggcgacgaggcggcgaccAACGGCTTCGCCCGccgctcgctccgcgaacaggagtcgtgGCTCCTGTTTCAGGCCaactataacaccctcgatgcgactatatctcccacgtgtcgaggcacgacttagaggcataatcgcattgaaggcatatgtcgcaagttaggcaatcttcacaaacatcccatgtaatataattaataaaaggggagataacatagttggcttacactcgccatgtcaatcaaggtacataaataacattacatcatccaaacactcatgacccgactacggcgccaaaataaaagacaacccaacatgtgacacggtcccgatcaccccaaactgggcaccactactaatcatcaggaaaggaaacatagtatcattgagagtcctcgtcgaactcccacttgagctcgagcgcgtccccctggagcggaatcatcaggccctgcatctggtgtaatagtaatctgtgagccacaggggactcagcaatctcgcaccctcacgatcaagactatttaagcttaataggtgtggcaaggtaaatataagtggagctgcagcaagcgactagcatatatggtgactaacctattcgcaaaagagagcgagaagaggaggcaaagcgcgagcgagaaactagagaacaacctgcgcaagcattactccaacaccgtgtccactttccggactccaccgaaaagaggccatcacggtaacacactcagttgattcaatttaattaaattaaggttcaagttatctacaaccggacattaacaaattcccatctgcccataaccgcggacacgacttttgaaagttcaaatccctgcaggggagtcccaacttagcccatgacaagctctcacggtcaacgaaggaatagacctcttcCCGAGACGTTCCaaccagactcggtacctcggttcttcaagacacttcgacaggttaaaactaatccagcaacaccgcccgaatgtgccgacaaatcccgataggagctgcacatatctcgttctcagggcacaccggatgagcaagacgtcgggtaggccagcccagagttgcccctggtagccccggacatcgctcggttggaccaacactcagaggagcactggcccgggggggctaaaataagatgacccttgggctccggaaaaccaagggaaaaagaggctaggtggcaaatggtaaaaccaaggttgggcattgctggaaaagctttaatcaaggcgaactatcaatgggttcccattataacccaaccgcgtaaggaacgcaaaatctgggaacataacaccgatatgacggaaactagggcgacaagagtggaacaaaacactagacgggaggccgagccttccaccctttaccaagtatatagatgcattaagataacatggcaatataatgatatcccaacaagtaaataaatgttccaacaaggaacggtctccaatcttcacctgcaactaacaacgctacaagaggggttgagcaaagcggtaacatagccaaacaacggtttgctaggacatggtgggttagaggtttgacatggcaatttgggaggcttgaaagcaaatggtaggcatcgtagcattggcattgcaaaagagcgagcatctagcaaagcaaagatagtagtgatttcgagggtatgatcatcttgcctgcaaagttgtcagagttgactggatcctcgaaagcaaactcaacgggttcctcgttagcgaactcgtctcccggctctacccaaacaagacaaacaagcaaacggaacacaatcaaccacgtgcaaagctcaaacaatatgatgcaaggatgatatgctatgcgggatgcgatgcgggatgcatatgcaagatttgactagggatgcatgaacctggccccaacttggaataccaagtgtgccactagaaagatgagatgaaatcgcttgaaaacgatataaagatcaccggaatcggagttacggtttggaaatggcaagcgattcaaatatgaccacgatctgcgatttacagcaagtagccatctaaatgcaatgagatgaacatgctacggcactcaaacatgacaaaacaatacatggcagggatgcattcaagatgcttaacaaaagtctagcactgagctacggccaattcatccattaacaggtacaaacaagcatggcaaaaatgcatatggtaaacatatttcagacttagtgaaattaacacttgtttggaatttcagatcaggtagcactcttcggagcaacaaaactacatgctacatgatctgaacatggcaaagtatgtgaacaaaagtcccttagtgaccttgagccaaaagggatcagaaaacactattgcaagcatgtgaacatagcaaaagcataatcagttttcagacttagtgaaaactggcacatgctgaaacagatatcaagtaggcatgtttacgaactcgatgcactcactacggagcaattcATGAAAAGCTAAGTATAcatccatcaataatacacaaaatgcaagctagacatggcaagaacaataacatagcatgcacggatcaactataacatcatcggcaaaatcgctaacaagtagacaatctgcccagattcacgaagtagcaaaagtagagctcgattgactcaaggtagggtgctccataattgcaaacaaagacatggatggatagaacactacaagattagcaaaacatacttactgattatcctcaaaagaggcacggatcactaggaaacaacatgaacatatggcaacatgagataaacaggtcaaggacttagtggaaatgctaagtccctgaaatcagcattaccaagtgcctcagtttgcaagcttgtgctagtcaccacacacatcacaaaaatacatgggttgcacctctggaaagatggcaaaacccttaacaaaacatatgtagagctcatgggcatatcatgcacacaataatcatggcaaaaatgacaaatatctaaatggagtagcagatctgacaattatctcaagtagcactcttctaacagaatttcaggcatcaagatgaactcagatgaaaatgatgcaacggaatgaaatgatgtactctctgagacgaacattttgatatgctatatgcccaaatcagagttatggatgcaaagttatagcatgatgaagataggcacatgaactagggtttcaggaGAAAGTCAACCGGACGAGATCCAGACatgcacgcttcccgaggcggtCGAACACTGTAGATGACGACGaactcgccggagaggaggggccggccggagtCGAGGTGGTCCGGCGAGGGAGTTGCCGGAGACGAGGGGAGGCCGGACGACGGGGCGGCGTCCCCTGCGGCGGTTCCGGCCGCGGTGGCGGCGAGGCGACGATGGCGCAGACGGCCGGTGAGCGACGcgagcggcggcgg
The Triticum dicoccoides isolate Atlit2015 ecotype Zavitan chromosome 3A, WEW_v2.0, whole genome shotgun sequence genome window above contains:
- the LOC119269539 gene encoding epsin-2-like — encoded protein: MDAPFFHELRRQASSYLTGKIRSARLALTDVTPTQLMTEEATNGDASPPNAKTMSLIAREAFEIDEYLRISDILHTRLATFDRRQWREPYKALLLLEHLLTHGPRSVALEFQKDRGVIQQMAAFQHIDERGFNWGLTVKGKSERVLKLLERGPFLEEERERARKVAREIKGFGSFNLSSTGGGSRAAPQVYGRSHSRYEDRPWKEGDGEGEDKENLVSRPDPRSMCEEAVEELHHRHPFHGFGQRRQPEAMLLLSQ
- the LOC119269540 gene encoding fasciclin-like arabinogalactan protein 4, which translates into the protein MGRGSPPAPAPRLAPGLPALLAAALLLLLLPAPAAGVNVTAVLAAFPGFSDFARLLASSPVAAELAGRSSLTLLAVPNANLPRSPSAFAAAAGADLADVLRYHVLLEYLSPPDLARVPASGRLVTTLFQTTGRAPSDLGAVNLTATAAGGGSSSSAVVVRSPSPSPGSNATVLGAVTREPYNLSVLAVGGLIVPSGFDIAASGSETRPSPAVNITRVLTDARGFNVAASMLEASGVADDFEADERGAGITIFVPTDDAFAALPATDRLQSLPADRKAVVLRFHVLHSYYPLGSLESIVNPVQPTLATECTEAGRFTLNITRFNGSVAIDTGVVQASITRTVFDQNPVAVFAVSKVLLPKEMFSRGNTINPGAATPPATMTPDVSDGPRTPPTKLSSPPALRGQDSKPSSAPARNANWWCTGIGLVCLLLPLL